The following coding sequences lie in one Silene latifolia isolate original U9 population chromosome 5, ASM4854445v1, whole genome shotgun sequence genomic window:
- the LOC141656441 gene encoding B3 domain-containing transcription repressor VAL2-like has protein sequence MIARAAFNDGTFCDTHHRNETGWIQCGICENQVHCGCFMSLNAFDVSDTYGIICNECVKKESLQAPNAGASSSAPNPVDPSQLNGEVLPTNPGTAALNNVPQMPNSGLTLAFEKKLTSTDCNPVAGRLLLPKKYAEEYFPMPPGRQKMPITMKDVQGRTWYLNMRWWPHKKSRKYVLDGTRSCIHEMGWNVGDSLKFYRQFPSGALVMEHQKSQDGASTS, from the exons ATGATTGCAAG GGCTGCTTTTAACGATGGAACTTTCTGCGACACACATCACAGAAATGAAACTGGCTGGATACAGTGTGGTATCTGTGAAAAC CAAGTGCACTGTGGATGCTTTATGTCTTTGAATGCATTTGATGTGAGTGACACATATGGCATCATTTGCAACGAGTGTGTgaagaaagagagtcttcag GCACCAAATGCTGGAGCTTCATCTTCAGCCCCAAATCCTGTGGACCCCTCTCAGTTAAATG GAGAGGTGCTTCCGACAAATCCAGGGACAGCAGCACTGAACAATGTTCCTCAAAT GCCAAACTCGGGGCTTACTCTTGCATTCGAGAAAAAGCTAACTTCAACTGATTGTAACCCTGTAGCTGGGCGACTTCTGTTGCCCAAAAAGTATGCTGAG GAATATTTTCCCATGCCTCCTGGACGACAAAAGATGCCTATTACAATGAAAGATGTACAAGGACGGACTTGGTATCTCAACATGCGCTGGTGGCCTCATAAGAAGAGCCGCAAGTATGTACTTGATGGCACTAGAAGCTGTATCCATGAAATGGGCTGGAATGTTGGTGACTCAT TGAAATTTTACAGGCAGTTTCCGAGCGGTGCACTCGTAATGGAGCATCAGAAGTCTCAAGATGGCGCGTCCACCTCTTAG
- the LOC141656440 gene encoding uncharacterized protein LOC141656440 isoform X1, with protein sequence MLMKSLLLSTGVVSIAVILNQSLPVTLDILTNLTNELPYLWSSFIHSWLQPPYLYLLINCIILSIVASSKLHPRGIASPSPEKSAVAVFDEAVKNQVVFGYVADVTAEREEVFAPSELHPRATVAPSPVNVDEVVKNEVVFGYVADDVAPLTAEREEITPFPAVETAEADKEETPAVAVAVEVELEKPRYSARFGNRKLIKGSPEGNFLGKTMLKKVSRPKRQETLESTWRTLTEGRPMPLTRHLRKSDTFSGVQQEPASPPVHMIKKSETFSYGSGGDVESPSPGSARKLRREPSLSQDELNRRVEAFIRKFNEEMRLQQRQELFNQYQSGPTK encoded by the exons atgTTGATGAAATCACTACTACTATCAACCGGCGTTGTTTCAATTGCAGTGATACTGAATCAATCACTGCCAGTAACACTAGACATTCTCACGAATCTCACCAACGAACTTCCGTATCTCTGGTCAAGCTTCATACACTCCTGGCTTCAACCGCCGTATCTCTACCTCCTCATTAATTGCATCATCCTTTCCATTGTTGCTTCGTCGAAACTTCATCCTCGCGGTATTGCTTCTCCGTCGCCGGAGAAGTCCGCTGTCGCTGTGTTCGACGAAGCGGTGAAGAATCAGGTAGTGTTTGGTTACGTGGCGGATGTTACGGCAGAGAGAGAAGAGGTGTTCGCTCCGTCGGAACTTCATCCCCGTGCTACTGTTGCTCCGTCGCCGGTGAATGTCGACGAAGTGGTGAAGAATGAGGTGGTGTTTGGTTACGTGGCGGATGATGTGGCGCCGTTGACGGCGGAGAGAGAAGAGATTACGCCATTTCCGGCGGTGGAAACGGCGGAAGCAGATAAGGAGGAGACGCcggcggtggcggtggcggtggaGGTGGAGCTGGAGAAGCCGAGGTATTCAGCGAGGTTTGGAAATCGGAAATTGATTAAAGGAAGTCCTGAAGGTAACTTTTTAG GTAAGACAATGCTGAAGAAAGTATCTAGACCAAAGCGCCAAGAAACCTTGGAGTCCACGTGGCGAACACTAACAGAAGGCCGGCCAATGCCGTTGACACGTCACCTGCGAAAGTCCGATACATTCTCCGGAGTGCAGCAGGAGCCGGCTTCACCGCCGGTGCACATGATAAAGAAGTCAGAGACATTTTCTTATGGCAGCGGTGGCGATGTGGAGAGCCCTTCACCGGGGTCTGCCAGGAAGCTAAGGCGAGAGCCGTCGCTGAGTCAGGACGAGTTGAACCGCCGAGTGGAGGCGTTTATTAGGAAGTTCAACGAGGAGATGCGGTTGCAGCAACGGCAAGAGTTGTTCAACCAGTATCAAAGTGGACCTACTAAGTAA
- the LOC141656440 gene encoding uncharacterized protein LOC141656440 isoform X2: MLMKSLLLSTGVVSIAVILNQSLPVTLDILTNLTNELPYLWSSFIHSWLQPPYLYLLINCIILSIVASSKLHPRGIASPSPEKSAVAVFDEAVKNQVVFGYVADVTAEREEVFAPSELHPRATVAPSPVNVDEVVKNEVVFGYVADDVAPLTAEREEITPFPAVETAEADKEETPAVAVAVEVELEKPRYSARFGNRKLIKGSPEAGKTMLKKVSRPKRQETLESTWRTLTEGRPMPLTRHLRKSDTFSGVQQEPASPPVHMIKKSETFSYGSGGDVESPSPGSARKLRREPSLSQDELNRRVEAFIRKFNEEMRLQQRQELFNQYQSGPTK; the protein is encoded by the exons atgTTGATGAAATCACTACTACTATCAACCGGCGTTGTTTCAATTGCAGTGATACTGAATCAATCACTGCCAGTAACACTAGACATTCTCACGAATCTCACCAACGAACTTCCGTATCTCTGGTCAAGCTTCATACACTCCTGGCTTCAACCGCCGTATCTCTACCTCCTCATTAATTGCATCATCCTTTCCATTGTTGCTTCGTCGAAACTTCATCCTCGCGGTATTGCTTCTCCGTCGCCGGAGAAGTCCGCTGTCGCTGTGTTCGACGAAGCGGTGAAGAATCAGGTAGTGTTTGGTTACGTGGCGGATGTTACGGCAGAGAGAGAAGAGGTGTTCGCTCCGTCGGAACTTCATCCCCGTGCTACTGTTGCTCCGTCGCCGGTGAATGTCGACGAAGTGGTGAAGAATGAGGTGGTGTTTGGTTACGTGGCGGATGATGTGGCGCCGTTGACGGCGGAGAGAGAAGAGATTACGCCATTTCCGGCGGTGGAAACGGCGGAAGCAGATAAGGAGGAGACGCcggcggtggcggtggcggtggaGGTGGAGCTGGAGAAGCCGAGGTATTCAGCGAGGTTTGGAAATCGGAAATTGATTAAAGGAAGTCCTGAAG CAGGTAAGACAATGCTGAAGAAAGTATCTAGACCAAAGCGCCAAGAAACCTTGGAGTCCACGTGGCGAACACTAACAGAAGGCCGGCCAATGCCGTTGACACGTCACCTGCGAAAGTCCGATACATTCTCCGGAGTGCAGCAGGAGCCGGCTTCACCGCCGGTGCACATGATAAAGAAGTCAGAGACATTTTCTTATGGCAGCGGTGGCGATGTGGAGAGCCCTTCACCGGGGTCTGCCAGGAAGCTAAGGCGAGAGCCGTCGCTGAGTCAGGACGAGTTGAACCGCCGAGTGGAGGCGTTTATTAGGAAGTTCAACGAGGAGATGCGGTTGCAGCAACGGCAAGAGTTGTTCAACCAGTATCAAAGTGGACCTACTAAGTAA
- the LOC141656440 gene encoding uncharacterized protein LOC141656440 isoform X3 — MLMKSLLLSTGVVSIAVILNQSLPVTLDILTNLTNELPYLWSSFIHSWLQPPYLYLLINCIILSIVASSKLHPRGIASPSPEKSAVAVFDEAVKNQVVFGYVADVTAEREEVFAPSELHPRATVAPSPVNVDEVVKNEVVFGYVADDVAPLTAEREEITPFPAVETAEADKEETPAVAVAVEVELEKPRYSARFGNRKLIKGSPEGKTMLKKVSRPKRQETLESTWRTLTEGRPMPLTRHLRKSDTFSGVQQEPASPPVHMIKKSETFSYGSGGDVESPSPGSARKLRREPSLSQDELNRRVEAFIRKFNEEMRLQQRQELFNQYQSGPTK, encoded by the exons atgTTGATGAAATCACTACTACTATCAACCGGCGTTGTTTCAATTGCAGTGATACTGAATCAATCACTGCCAGTAACACTAGACATTCTCACGAATCTCACCAACGAACTTCCGTATCTCTGGTCAAGCTTCATACACTCCTGGCTTCAACCGCCGTATCTCTACCTCCTCATTAATTGCATCATCCTTTCCATTGTTGCTTCGTCGAAACTTCATCCTCGCGGTATTGCTTCTCCGTCGCCGGAGAAGTCCGCTGTCGCTGTGTTCGACGAAGCGGTGAAGAATCAGGTAGTGTTTGGTTACGTGGCGGATGTTACGGCAGAGAGAGAAGAGGTGTTCGCTCCGTCGGAACTTCATCCCCGTGCTACTGTTGCTCCGTCGCCGGTGAATGTCGACGAAGTGGTGAAGAATGAGGTGGTGTTTGGTTACGTGGCGGATGATGTGGCGCCGTTGACGGCGGAGAGAGAAGAGATTACGCCATTTCCGGCGGTGGAAACGGCGGAAGCAGATAAGGAGGAGACGCcggcggtggcggtggcggtggaGGTGGAGCTGGAGAAGCCGAGGTATTCAGCGAGGTTTGGAAATCGGAAATTGATTAAAGGAAGTCCTGAAG GTAAGACAATGCTGAAGAAAGTATCTAGACCAAAGCGCCAAGAAACCTTGGAGTCCACGTGGCGAACACTAACAGAAGGCCGGCCAATGCCGTTGACACGTCACCTGCGAAAGTCCGATACATTCTCCGGAGTGCAGCAGGAGCCGGCTTCACCGCCGGTGCACATGATAAAGAAGTCAGAGACATTTTCTTATGGCAGCGGTGGCGATGTGGAGAGCCCTTCACCGGGGTCTGCCAGGAAGCTAAGGCGAGAGCCGTCGCTGAGTCAGGACGAGTTGAACCGCCGAGTGGAGGCGTTTATTAGGAAGTTCAACGAGGAGATGCGGTTGCAGCAACGGCAAGAGTTGTTCAACCAGTATCAAAGTGGACCTACTAAGTAA